In a single window of the Pandoraea pulmonicola genome:
- a CDS encoding biotin--[acetyl-CoA-carboxylase] ligase, with protein MNIASPSSPIASSTEPTHDTSARRLDGDRIRARLASACRGWRIEVVSSTGSTNVDLLTRLREDAACAPIVRAAMIQTAGRGQRGRTWQSLPGDSLTFSLAYVMPGGPAELAGLSLATGVAVVEGLSDLPLSAPQALGLKWPNDVLLRGGKLAGILIETVPAGPGRIGVVIGIGVNLRQVGDVATRIDGASASAAPAVETTDGARTTAAVPATPPAALETVLAEPDMSSVLIALVQRLSDMLTRFAEHGFGAFREDWETMHAYRDTPIRLIEHGRDLLHGVALGVDEKGGLRVATTEGERTIASGEVSVRLLDSTAYGGSGRHR; from the coding sequence ATGAATATCGCCTCACCTTCCTCGCCCATCGCGTCGTCCACGGAGCCGACGCACGACACGTCGGCGCGCCGCCTCGACGGTGACCGAATTCGTGCGCGTCTGGCATCTGCCTGCCGTGGCTGGCGGATCGAAGTCGTGTCGTCCACCGGCTCCACGAACGTCGATCTGCTCACACGGCTTCGCGAAGACGCCGCATGTGCGCCGATCGTGCGCGCGGCCATGATACAGACGGCCGGGCGCGGGCAGCGCGGGCGCACATGGCAGAGCTTGCCGGGCGACAGCCTCACGTTCTCGCTGGCGTATGTGATGCCCGGTGGCCCGGCCGAACTGGCTGGGCTTTCGCTTGCCACGGGTGTCGCGGTCGTGGAGGGACTCTCCGATCTGCCGCTGTCGGCGCCGCAGGCGCTGGGCCTCAAATGGCCCAACGACGTACTGCTGCGCGGCGGCAAGCTGGCTGGCATTCTCATCGAAACGGTGCCCGCCGGCCCGGGCCGGATCGGCGTCGTGATCGGCATCGGCGTGAATCTGCGCCAGGTCGGAGACGTCGCCACGCGAATCGACGGTGCGTCCGCCTCGGCGGCTCCGGCGGTCGAGACGACAGACGGCGCACGGACAACGGCGGCCGTGCCTGCCACCCCACCCGCCGCGCTCGAAACCGTGTTGGCGGAACCCGATATGTCGTCGGTGCTGATCGCGCTGGTGCAGCGTCTGTCCGACATGCTCACGCGCTTCGCCGAACACGGCTTCGGCGCGTTTCGCGAGGATTGGGAAACGATGCACGCCTACCGCGATACGCCGATTCGATTGATCGAACACGGACGCGATCTGCTGCACGGCGTTGCGCTCGGCGTCGACGAGAAGGGGGGCTTGCGCGTGGCGACGACCGAAGGCGAACGCACCATTGCCAGCGGCGAAGTTTCCGTGCGCCTGCTGGATTCCACCGCGTACGGTGGATCGGGGCGACATCGATGA